A window of Ranitomeya variabilis isolate aRanVar5 chromosome 2, aRanVar5.hap1, whole genome shotgun sequence contains these coding sequences:
- the LOC143806444 gene encoding catalase-like isoform X2 has translation MAGRCLYRAQFQKSGKEAQGAQPELMTTSNGDPIGNLTTSLTAGPRGPVLLQDAIFIEEISHFVRERIPERVVHARGAGAFGCFEVTHDITKYCKAQMFQYVGKKTPVAVRFSTTTGETGTSELVRDPRGFAVKFYTQQGNWDIVGNNTPIFFIRDPILFPSLSHAQKRNPQTHRKDPNMLWDFLSLRPETLHEVTHLFSDKGIPDGYRHMDGFSNHAFKLVNAQGEAVFAKFQWTSNQGLKNLPRETAKALAGKNPDYANTDLQDAINKGNFPSWTLCIQVMTPEQVKKMPFNPFDVTKVWYEDEFPLIPIGKFTLNRNPVNFFAEVEQIAFSPSNLVPGIEPSPDKVLHGRMFAYGDAQRYRLGVNFAQIPVNSPMRSRAANVQRDGLMAMGDNQGNAPTYYPNSYGGPQDRREYQQSSSSVHGDVARYDDSEDDNVSQVRKFYLDLSQEERQRLCENIAESLSGAQRFIQKRAVKNFSDVHPEYGRRVLVELDKLGADKQAEQSHLTPILQKVTLH, from the exons CCCGAGCTGATGACCACATCCAATGGAGACCCCATCGGAAACTTGACCACTTCATTGACTGCGGGCCCTCGAGGGCCAGTTCTCCTCCAGGATGCAATATTCATTGAAGAAATATCTCACTTTGTCCGGGAGCGTATTCCAGAGAGGGTGGTGCACGCTCGTGGTGCCG GAGCGTTCGGTTGCTTCGAGGTCACTCATGATATCACCAAGTATTGCAAGGCCCAAATGTTTCAGTACGTTGGGAAGAAGACGCCGGTAGCTGTCCGCTTCTCTACTACCA CTGGAGAAACAGGGACGTCAGAACTTGTTAGAGATCCTCGCGGATTCGCTGTAAAATTCTACACGCAACAAGGAAACTGGGATATTGTTGGGAATAACACCCCGATATTCTTCATAAGAGACCCCATCTTG TTTCCATCACTTtcccatgctcagaagaggaacccTCAGACTCATCGTAAAGACCCAAACATGCTGTGGGATTTCTTGAGCCTTCGTCCTGAAACCCTACACGAG GTCACCCACCTGTTTTCGGACAAGGGCATTCCTGATGGATATCGACACATGGATGGATTTTCGAACCACGCGTTTAAGCTGGTGAACGCCCAGGGGGAGGCCGTGTTTGCGAAATTCCAGTGGACG TCTAACCAGGGGCTGAAAAATCTGCCCAGAGAGACGGCGAAGGCTCTGGCGGGAAAAAATCCTGACTACGCCAATACTGATCTTCAGGATGCCATAAATAAGGGCAACTTCCCATCCTGGACATTGTGCATCCAAGTCATGACCCCGGAACAAGTCAAGAAGATGCCGTTCAACCCTTTCGATGTCACAAAG GTCTGGTACGAGGATGAGTTCCCGTTGATACCCATAGGAAAGTTTACATTGAACAGGAATCCAGTCAACTTCTTTGCTGAAGTGGAGCAGATCGCCTTCTCGCCAAGTAACTTGGTGCCAGGAATCGAGCCCAGTCCTGACAAGGTCCTGCAT GGGCGCATGTTTGCCTACGGAGATGCTCAGCGTTACCGGCTGGGAGTGAATTTTGCGCAGATTCCAGTAAACTCCCCGATGAGGTCTAGAGCCGCCAATGTACAGCGTGATGGGTTAATGGCAATGGGTGATAATCAAG GAAATGCTCCGACCTATTATCCAAACAGTTATGGGGGTCCCCAGGACAGGCGTGAGTACCAGCAGAGCTCATCCAGCGTACATGGGGATGTGGCCAGGTACGACGACTCAGAAGATGATAACGTGTCTCAG GTGAGAAAATTCTACCTCGATCTGTCACAAGAGGAGCGGCAGAGGCTTTGTGAGAACATCGCAGAGAGCTTGTCTGGAGCCCAACGTTTCATTCAGAAGAGAGCG GTAAAGAACTTCTCAGACGTGCACCCGGAGTACGGGAGGAGGGTACTGGTGGAACTGGACAAACTGGGAGCTGACAAGCAG GCAGAACAATCCCATCTGACCCCGATACTACAGAAGGTGACTCTGCACTAA
- the LOC143806444 gene encoding catalase-like isoform X1, translated as MKHAESRDTEHGAGIKQKPHHGLEQWPELMTTSNGDPIGNLTTSLTAGPRGPVLLQDAIFIEEISHFVRERIPERVVHARGAGAFGCFEVTHDITKYCKAQMFQYVGKKTPVAVRFSTTTGETGTSELVRDPRGFAVKFYTQQGNWDIVGNNTPIFFIRDPILFPSLSHAQKRNPQTHRKDPNMLWDFLSLRPETLHEVTHLFSDKGIPDGYRHMDGFSNHAFKLVNAQGEAVFAKFQWTSNQGLKNLPRETAKALAGKNPDYANTDLQDAINKGNFPSWTLCIQVMTPEQVKKMPFNPFDVTKVWYEDEFPLIPIGKFTLNRNPVNFFAEVEQIAFSPSNLVPGIEPSPDKVLHGRMFAYGDAQRYRLGVNFAQIPVNSPMRSRAANVQRDGLMAMGDNQGNAPTYYPNSYGGPQDRREYQQSSSSVHGDVARYDDSEDDNVSQVRKFYLDLSQEERQRLCENIAESLSGAQRFIQKRAVKNFSDVHPEYGRRVLVELDKLGADKQAEQSHLTPILQKVTLH; from the exons CCCGAGCTGATGACCACATCCAATGGAGACCCCATCGGAAACTTGACCACTTCATTGACTGCGGGCCCTCGAGGGCCAGTTCTCCTCCAGGATGCAATATTCATTGAAGAAATATCTCACTTTGTCCGGGAGCGTATTCCAGAGAGGGTGGTGCACGCTCGTGGTGCCG GAGCGTTCGGTTGCTTCGAGGTCACTCATGATATCACCAAGTATTGCAAGGCCCAAATGTTTCAGTACGTTGGGAAGAAGACGCCGGTAGCTGTCCGCTTCTCTACTACCA CTGGAGAAACAGGGACGTCAGAACTTGTTAGAGATCCTCGCGGATTCGCTGTAAAATTCTACACGCAACAAGGAAACTGGGATATTGTTGGGAATAACACCCCGATATTCTTCATAAGAGACCCCATCTTG TTTCCATCACTTtcccatgctcagaagaggaacccTCAGACTCATCGTAAAGACCCAAACATGCTGTGGGATTTCTTGAGCCTTCGTCCTGAAACCCTACACGAG GTCACCCACCTGTTTTCGGACAAGGGCATTCCTGATGGATATCGACACATGGATGGATTTTCGAACCACGCGTTTAAGCTGGTGAACGCCCAGGGGGAGGCCGTGTTTGCGAAATTCCAGTGGACG TCTAACCAGGGGCTGAAAAATCTGCCCAGAGAGACGGCGAAGGCTCTGGCGGGAAAAAATCCTGACTACGCCAATACTGATCTTCAGGATGCCATAAATAAGGGCAACTTCCCATCCTGGACATTGTGCATCCAAGTCATGACCCCGGAACAAGTCAAGAAGATGCCGTTCAACCCTTTCGATGTCACAAAG GTCTGGTACGAGGATGAGTTCCCGTTGATACCCATAGGAAAGTTTACATTGAACAGGAATCCAGTCAACTTCTTTGCTGAAGTGGAGCAGATCGCCTTCTCGCCAAGTAACTTGGTGCCAGGAATCGAGCCCAGTCCTGACAAGGTCCTGCAT GGGCGCATGTTTGCCTACGGAGATGCTCAGCGTTACCGGCTGGGAGTGAATTTTGCGCAGATTCCAGTAAACTCCCCGATGAGGTCTAGAGCCGCCAATGTACAGCGTGATGGGTTAATGGCAATGGGTGATAATCAAG GAAATGCTCCGACCTATTATCCAAACAGTTATGGGGGTCCCCAGGACAGGCGTGAGTACCAGCAGAGCTCATCCAGCGTACATGGGGATGTGGCCAGGTACGACGACTCAGAAGATGATAACGTGTCTCAG GTGAGAAAATTCTACCTCGATCTGTCACAAGAGGAGCGGCAGAGGCTTTGTGAGAACATCGCAGAGAGCTTGTCTGGAGCCCAACGTTTCATTCAGAAGAGAGCG GTAAAGAACTTCTCAGACGTGCACCCGGAGTACGGGAGGAGGGTACTGGTGGAACTGGACAAACTGGGAGCTGACAAGCAG GCAGAACAATCCCATCTGACCCCGATACTACAGAAGGTGACTCTGCACTAA